One stretch of Niallia sp. XMNu-256 DNA includes these proteins:
- a CDS encoding S41 family peptidase: MKKFHFIMLLFLVVFLSAGITTFALAFGDEKAVTVGTDRSEFSKLYTAYDTLIKGYYEEVDGEDLINGAINGMVQALDDPYSDYMNTTEAKSFHESISSSFEGIGAEIQEVNGLIQIVSPIKESPAEKAGLKPNDKVLSVDGKSIQGMSATEAVLLIRGEKGTTVTLTIERPGIPDSMDVSIVRDTIPIETVYGELIEGEDGIAKVQITSFSENTTDELIETLNDLKAQGMKGLILDLRQNPGGLLEEAISIANLFLPNNEMILQIEDREGNRQEIKSASSKKNPNVPLVVVVDKGSASASEILAGAFKESANITLVGEKTFGKGTVQKAQNFKDGSNLKFTTEKWLTPKGNWIHEKGIAPDVEVTLPDYASLTMINPDSELKLSSSSNEVQTAQKMLTALGFNPGREDGFFDEKTEQAVKEFQEQKNLEVTGILTGESTIGLMESLRKHIEKNDTQLQKAVEVLKDQMSN, from the coding sequence ATGAAAAAATTTCACTTTATCATGCTGTTATTTTTAGTTGTCTTTTTATCGGCAGGTATTACAACGTTTGCGCTTGCATTTGGAGATGAGAAGGCCGTAACAGTCGGAACCGATCGAAGTGAATTTTCTAAGTTATATACAGCGTACGATACGTTAATTAAAGGTTATTATGAAGAAGTCGACGGTGAAGACTTAATTAATGGTGCGATCAATGGGATGGTACAAGCATTAGATGATCCATACTCTGACTACATGAACACAACGGAGGCAAAAAGCTTCCATGAAAGTATCTCTTCCTCCTTTGAAGGAATCGGTGCCGAGATTCAAGAGGTAAATGGGCTGATTCAAATTGTCTCACCTATCAAAGAATCACCGGCTGAAAAAGCGGGATTGAAACCAAATGATAAAGTGCTAAGTGTTGATGGAAAAAGCATTCAGGGCATGAGTGCTACCGAAGCCGTCCTATTAATACGCGGAGAAAAGGGAACGACCGTCACACTTACAATTGAGCGCCCAGGCATTCCTGATTCAATGGATGTTTCGATTGTTCGAGATACGATTCCAATTGAAACCGTTTATGGTGAATTGATTGAAGGAGAGGACGGTATTGCAAAAGTACAGATTACGTCATTCTCTGAAAATACAACAGATGAATTAATAGAGACATTAAATGATTTAAAAGCGCAAGGGATGAAAGGTCTTATCTTAGACTTACGTCAAAATCCAGGCGGATTACTTGAAGAGGCTATTTCGATTGCAAACCTATTCTTGCCAAATAATGAAATGATTCTACAAATTGAAGATCGCGAAGGAAATAGACAAGAAATTAAGTCAGCTAGCAGCAAGAAGAATCCAAATGTACCACTAGTTGTGGTTGTAGATAAAGGAAGTGCCAGTGCATCAGAAATATTAGCAGGGGCGTTTAAAGAGTCAGCCAACATTACACTAGTTGGTGAAAAAACGTTCGGGAAAGGAACCGTTCAAAAAGCTCAAAACTTTAAAGATGGATCAAACTTGAAATTTACAACGGAAAAATGGTTAACACCAAAAGGGAATTGGATCCATGAGAAAGGCATAGCACCAGATGTGGAAGTAACATTGCCTGATTATGCTTCACTTACGATGATTAATCCGGATTCCGAGTTAAAGCTTTCTTCTTCATCCAATGAGGTACAAACGGCTCAAAAAATGTTAACTGCATTAGGGTTTAACCCTGGTCGAGAAGATGGATTCTTTGATGAGAAAACTGAACAAGCCGTTAAGGAATTCCAAGAGCAGAAAAACTTAGAGGTGACTGGTATTTTAACAGGGGAATCTACCATCGGCTTAATGGAAAGTTTACGAAAGCATATTGAAAAAAATGATACACAGCTACAAAAAGCAGTTGAGGTCTTGAAAGATCAAATGTCAAATTAA
- a CDS encoding M15 family metallopeptidase, protein MKKALLAISIMFLISGCDINPNASNDQSSITEERTTPIEGKKGKSESELSLASHFFNEVMEVDGKSLIQNPDNMLILVNKMFSLPQDYSPDDLIRPNVVFSFGDQDVEKSYMRREAAMALERMFVAAAIDGIELFAVSGYRSYERQNINFQNHVNRLGEDEAVKVAAYPGNSEHQTGLAMDISSQSANFLLTEQFGDTLEGKWLMENAHKYGFILRYPKGMEAITGYQYEPWHYRYVGVEIATEIYERQLTLEEYFNIVEKI, encoded by the coding sequence ATGAAGAAAGCATTGTTAGCAATAAGCATCATGTTCTTAATCTCTGGTTGTGATATCAATCCCAATGCTTCAAACGATCAGAGTTCAATTACAGAAGAAAGGACCACACCTATTGAAGGAAAAAAAGGCAAATCTGAGTCTGAGCTATCATTAGCGTCTCATTTCTTTAATGAAGTTATGGAAGTAGATGGTAAAAGTTTGATTCAAAATCCTGATAATATGTTAATTCTTGTGAATAAGATGTTCTCTTTGCCACAAGATTATTCTCCTGATGATCTTATACGTCCGAATGTTGTTTTTTCTTTTGGAGATCAAGATGTGGAAAAAAGCTATATGCGCCGTGAAGCGGCTATGGCTTTAGAAAGAATGTTTGTGGCTGCAGCAATCGATGGAATTGAGTTGTTTGCCGTATCAGGTTACCGTTCGTACGAACGACAAAATATCAATTTTCAAAACCATGTTAATCGTCTTGGAGAAGATGAGGCAGTAAAAGTGGCCGCATACCCTGGAAATAGTGAACATCAAACAGGACTTGCGATGGATATTTCGAGTCAAAGTGCTAACTTCTTATTAACAGAGCAATTTGGTGATACCCTTGAAGGCAAATGGTTAATGGAAAATGCTCATAAATATGGGTTTATTCTCCGTTATCCAAAAGGGATGGAAGCTATTACCGGATATCAATATGAACCTTGGCATTATCGTTATGTTGGAGTTGAAATAGCAACAGAAATTTATGAGCGTCAATTGACATTAGAGGAATATTTTAACATTGTGGAGAAAATTTAG
- the deoD gene encoding purine-nucleoside phosphorylase, translating into MSIHIGAKEGQIAETVLLPGDPLRAKYIAETFLENVECYNEVRNMFGYTGTYKGKRISVQGTGMGVPSISIYITELMESYGVQNLIRVGTCGAIQKDVKVRDVIIAMSASTDSQMNRRIFGNFDYAPTANFDLLKKAYDTGIEKGLNLKVGNVLTADLFYDENQELEKWAQYGILAIEMETAALFTLAAKFGRKALSILTVSDHILTGEITSAEERQTTFNDMITVALDSSIKE; encoded by the coding sequence ATGAGTATCCATATTGGAGCAAAAGAAGGACAAATTGCTGAAACGGTGTTATTGCCAGGGGATCCGCTTCGTGCCAAATATATCGCAGAAACCTTTCTAGAAAACGTTGAATGTTATAATGAAGTAAGAAATATGTTCGGTTATACAGGTACATACAAAGGTAAGCGAATTTCAGTTCAAGGCACAGGAATGGGAGTTCCATCGATATCTATTTATATTACAGAATTGATGGAAAGCTATGGGGTTCAAAATTTAATTAGAGTGGGTACATGTGGGGCAATCCAAAAGGATGTAAAGGTTCGTGATGTGATTATAGCCATGAGTGCTTCAACCGACTCGCAAATGAACAGAAGAATCTTTGGAAACTTTGATTATGCACCTACAGCAAACTTCGATTTATTGAAAAAGGCTTATGATACCGGTATTGAAAAAGGGTTAAATTTAAAAGTCGGAAATGTTCTAACAGCCGATCTTTTTTACGATGAAAACCAAGAATTAGAAAAATGGGCGCAATATGGAATTCTGGCGATTGAAATGGAAACGGCTGCTTTATTTACTTTAGCAGCAAAATTTGGCCGAAAAGCCCTATCCATTTTAACGGTAAGTGATCATATTTTAACTGGAGAAATTACGTCAGCAGAAGAAAGACAGACGACATTTAATGATATGATTACTGTGGCCCTTGACTCATCTATAAAAGAGTAA
- a CDS encoding YodL domain-containing protein, translated as MLLEFMKTRKKSYDVTIFQTPIFRQKKGYQQVYRLEVEGMTHRDCLDEVFSKFNIKERIPSDFAGRFIGTGDILFIDEGRKGQYYYQLKPGGWKKINRIHVI; from the coding sequence TTGTTGTTAGAATTTATGAAAACGCGAAAAAAGTCATATGATGTGACTATTTTTCAGACTCCGATTTTTAGACAGAAAAAGGGGTATCAACAAGTGTACCGACTTGAAGTTGAAGGAATGACACATCGTGACTGCCTTGATGAAGTATTCTCCAAATTTAATATAAAAGAACGGATACCAAGTGATTTTGCAGGACGTTTCATCGGTACGGGCGATATTTTATTTATTGATGAAGGTCGTAAAGGGCAATATTACTATCAATTAAAACCAGGGGGCTGGAAGAAAATCAATCGAATACATGTTATTTAG
- a CDS encoding sporulation protein — protein MSFFNKVLASVGIGSATVDTRLEQEQMVPGEEMKGIVEIRGGKTDQRIDDIYISINTQYIKESDDKKVYVTTPIERFRLAAAFSMKANERREIPFSFTLPLDTPVTFGRTKIWVATGLDIKNAIDPTDKDYIKVLPNALLNGVLTSISDLGFRLREVECEQASYRMRKRLPFIQEFEFVPISGSFRGRLDELELVFIPSSATTADLWFQIDRKARGLGGFLAEALEMDETNVRISITQNDLPTLTNQLESLITKYC, from the coding sequence ATGTCTTTTTTTAATAAAGTATTAGCAAGCGTGGGGATTGGATCGGCAACGGTTGATACGAGACTGGAACAAGAACAAATGGTGCCAGGGGAAGAGATGAAGGGGATTGTTGAGATCCGTGGCGGTAAAACAGACCAAAGAATTGATGATATTTACATTTCAATTAATACGCAATATATAAAAGAAAGCGATGATAAAAAAGTTTATGTGACAACTCCCATCGAAAGGTTTCGATTGGCAGCTGCTTTTTCGATGAAGGCTAATGAACGTCGTGAGATTCCGTTCTCCTTCACACTGCCACTTGATACACCTGTGACATTCGGAAGAACAAAGATTTGGGTAGCAACAGGGCTAGATATAAAAAATGCAATTGATCCAACAGATAAAGATTATATTAAGGTTTTACCCAATGCCTTATTAAATGGTGTTTTGACTAGTATTTCAGATTTAGGTTTCCGTTTGCGTGAGGTAGAGTGTGAACAGGCATCCTATCGTATGCGCAAACGCTTGCCGTTTATTCAAGAATTTGAGTTTGTTCCAATTTCAGGTAGTTTTAGGGGACGATTAGATGAACTAGAGCTTGTTTTCATCCCTAGTTCTGCAACAACTGCTGATCTTTGGTTCCAAATTGATCGGAAAGCGAGAGGGCTTGGAGGATTTTTGGCAGAAGCATTGGAAATGGATGAGACAAATGTTCGAATTTCCATCACACAAAATGATCTGCCGACATTAACAAACCAATTGGAATCCTTAATCACAAAGTATTGCTAA
- a CDS encoding protein kinase, translating to MIIKEILYTTANIIEKPFQNGSLIDHRFEVIEFLGRGSYGNSYLVLDRKIQQYVVLKSLRIHKRIFQSGRLSFQAEQSLLKRLHHPYFPAFFDNGAHNQIPYFTMEYVKGKTFEQLIFDEEQVYSEKQSFQIGNELLQIIKWLHAKGIVHRDIRIPNVLLDGEQIRLIDFGLARRFSNHLTKPIHVNHIKRAVAPISDYYALGHFILFLLYSSYDPEQGKREKSWEEELSLSATAHKVIRKLLAIDEPYRQIDEIQKDFHIIIYE from the coding sequence ATGATTATAAAAGAGATACTCTACACTACAGCAAATATCATAGAAAAACCTTTTCAAAATGGGAGTTTAATTGATCATCGTTTTGAGGTCATTGAATTTCTTGGCAGAGGTAGCTATGGAAATAGCTATCTTGTGCTTGATCGGAAAATACAACAATATGTCGTATTGAAAAGTCTGAGAATACATAAACGGATATTTCAATCTGGGAGATTGTCCTTTCAAGCGGAACAGTCCTTATTAAAGAGGTTGCATCACCCTTATTTTCCCGCCTTTTTTGACAATGGAGCACATAATCAAATTCCTTATTTTACTATGGAGTATGTAAAGGGAAAAACGTTTGAACAATTAATCTTCGACGAAGAACAAGTTTATTCTGAGAAGCAATCATTTCAAATAGGGAATGAATTACTACAGATTATTAAGTGGCTTCATGCAAAGGGGATCGTTCATCGGGATATACGTATCCCGAATGTTTTATTGGACGGGGAGCAAATCCGGTTGATTGACTTTGGACTTGCACGCCGATTTTCTAATCATCTGACTAAACCGATACATGTTAATCATATAAAAAGAGCAGTAGCACCAATAAGTGATTATTATGCATTAGGTCATTTTATCCTGTTTTTATTATATTCCTCTTATGATCCGGAACAAGGAAAAAGAGAAAAGAGCTGGGAGGAAGAATTGAGTCTATCTGCGACAGCCCATAAAGTCATTCGAAAACTGTTGGCCATTGATGAACCATATCGACAAATCGATGAAATTCAAAAAGATTTCCATATCATCATATATGAGTAG
- a CDS encoding YozD family protein, producing the protein MREIEVIIDTDEIAEFFFQELLKRGYIPSEDEVDDLADITFDYLLEKCIIDEEISEE; encoded by the coding sequence GTGAGAGAAATTGAGGTCATAATTGATACCGATGAAATTGCAGAGTTTTTCTTTCAAGAGTTGTTAAAGAGAGGCTATATTCCATCAGAGGACGAAGTGGATGACCTCGCAGATATTACATTTGATTATTTATTAGAAAAATGTATTATTGATGAAGAAATATCTGAAGAATAA
- a CDS encoding YozE family protein, which yields MAESFYHFLMRYRHPKPNDEIHVFANEAYHDHSFPKTSSDYHQISSYLELNGTYLNNMRIFDEAWELYLIHKS from the coding sequence ATGGCTGAATCCTTTTATCATTTTTTAATGAGGTACCGTCATCCAAAGCCAAATGATGAAATTCATGTATTTGCCAACGAGGCTTATCATGACCATAGTTTTCCAAAAACATCATCTGATTATCATCAAATCAGCTCCTATTTAGAGTTAAATGGAACGTACTTAAATAATATGAGAATTTTTGATGAGGCTTGGGAACTTTATTTGATCCATAAATCATAG
- a CDS encoding metal-sensitive transcriptional regulator, with amino-acid sequence MEYNNQMKNRVKRIEGQLRGILKMMEENKDCKEVITQLSATRTAIDRTIGVIVSSNLVECVQKATEQGDQSAEELVKEAVNLLVKSR; translated from the coding sequence GTGGAATATAACAATCAAATGAAAAATAGAGTAAAACGAATTGAAGGTCAGTTAAGAGGAATTTTAAAAATGATGGAGGAAAATAAAGATTGTAAGGAAGTGATTACCCAGTTATCTGCAACTAGAACAGCCATTGATCGGACAATCGGTGTAATTGTTAGTTCTAATTTAGTAGAGTGTGTTCAAAAAGCAACTGAACAAGGGGATCAGAGTGCAGAAGAGTTAGTAAAGGAAGCTGTTAACTTATTAGTAAAAAGTCGATAA
- a CDS encoding YokU family protein, whose product MRCQWCNSENVVLSTDTVYWELPDGTRAIEIKETPTFICQDCNINYQTDSIVKEIENQLFLIDTKIVTKSITYRELMKIPKLLKRNYFDFYL is encoded by the coding sequence ATGAGATGCCAGTGGTGTAACAGTGAAAATGTTGTCTTAAGTACAGACACTGTGTACTGGGAATTGCCGGATGGAACACGGGCAATTGAAATAAAAGAAACACCTACATTCATATGTCAAGACTGCAATATTAATTACCAAACTGATTCAATTGTAAAAGAGATTGAAAACCAACTTTTTTTAATTGATACCAAAATTGTAACAAAGTCAATAACGTATCGAGAGTTAATGAAGATCCCGAAACTATTGAAAAGGAATTACTTTGACTTTTATTTATAA
- the ablA gene encoding lysine 2,3-aminomutase: MKPFLYKPNRHWKDIELWKDVTEEQWNDWIWQLTNTIRTLEDLKKVINLTSDEEEGVRISTKTIPLNITPYYASLMNSDDPRCPIRMQSVPISKEIYKTKYDLEDPLYEDEDSPVLGLTHRYPDRVLLLVTNQCSMYCRYCTRRRFSGQIGMGVPKKQLDAAIDYIRQTPVVRDVLISGGDGLLINDQILEYILKNLRAIDHVEIIRIGTRAPVVFPQRITENLCNILKKYHPVWLNTHFNTSIEITEDSKRACEMLANAGVPVGNQSVILAGINDSVPIMKKLMHDLVKIRVRPYYIYQCDLSEGISHFRAPVSKGLEIIEGLRGHTSGYAVPTFVVDAPGGGGKIALQPNYLISQSPGKVVLRNFEGVITTYPEPENYIPGRAEDYFKQVYQNMGEKQSTAGVAGLMNDHHFNLIPEGLTRLNRRKSYQENPDHQTLKNKREKRDQLKEKKFQAQVKKETALESNVSNDDQKEGQQ, encoded by the coding sequence GTGAAACCATTTTTATATAAACCAAATAGACACTGGAAAGATATTGAACTATGGAAGGATGTAACAGAAGAGCAGTGGAATGACTGGATTTGGCAGTTAACAAATACAATTAGAACATTAGAGGACTTAAAAAAGGTCATTAACTTAACTTCAGACGAAGAGGAAGGAGTACGTATTTCAACGAAAACAATTCCATTAAATATTACTCCGTACTATGCTTCACTTATGAATTCTGATGATCCACGCTGTCCGATTCGTATGCAATCGGTTCCCATTTCAAAAGAAATCTATAAAACAAAATATGATCTGGAGGATCCGCTTTATGAAGATGAGGATTCACCTGTTCTAGGTCTCACTCATCGTTATCCGGACCGGGTCCTTTTGTTAGTCACCAATCAATGTTCGATGTATTGCCGCTATTGTACGAGACGGCGTTTCTCCGGTCAAATTGGCATGGGGGTTCCGAAGAAACAATTAGATGCTGCTATTGATTATATTCGCCAAACCCCTGTCGTCCGTGATGTCCTTATTTCAGGAGGGGATGGACTGTTGATTAACGACCAAATCTTAGAATACATTTTAAAAAATCTTCGAGCGATTGACCATGTTGAAATTATCCGAATTGGAACGAGGGCCCCAGTTGTATTTCCACAAAGAATTACCGAAAACCTCTGTAATATATTAAAAAAATATCATCCTGTGTGGCTAAACACTCATTTTAATACGTCGATTGAAATTACCGAGGATTCAAAAAGGGCGTGTGAAATGCTGGCAAATGCAGGCGTACCAGTTGGGAATCAATCCGTGATTTTAGCGGGAATCAATGACAGCGTTCCGATTATGAAAAAATTAATGCATGACCTCGTTAAAATTCGCGTCCGACCTTATTATATTTATCAATGCGATTTGTCTGAAGGTATTAGCCATTTTAGAGCGCCTGTTTCAAAAGGTCTTGAAATAATCGAAGGATTGCGCGGGCATACAAGTGGATATGCGGTGCCAACCTTTGTCGTCGATGCTCCAGGCGGCGGCGGAAAAATTGCACTCCAGCCAAATTACCTTATTTCACAAAGTCCAGGTAAAGTTGTGTTGCGCAATTTCGAAGGAGTCATCACAACTTATCCGGAACCAGAAAATTATATTCCAGGACGTGCAGAAGACTATTTCAAACAAGTTTATCAGAATATGGGAGAAAAACAATCCACGGCCGGAGTAGCAGGTTTAATGAACGATCATCATTTCAATCTTATTCCAGAAGGATTAACACGGCTTAATCGGCGAAAATCATACCAAGAAAATCCAGACCATCAAACATTAAAAAATAAACGAGAAAAACGAGACCAATTAAAAGAGAAAAAATTTCAAGCACAAGTAAAAAAAGAAACAGCACTAGAATCCAATGTGTCCAACGATGATCAAAAGGAGGGACAACAATGA
- a CDS encoding sigma 54-interacting transcriptional regulator gives MSKNGSISNEVLAAILQSIDEGIHAVNLAGETIFYNSIAAEHDGLTVEEVLGKSILDIFPSLTSQSSTLLKVIKSQKPIYNQPQTYVNLHGDKVDTINTTLPIFIDKELVGAVEIAKDYTRLKMLSEKLVDVQRKIKLSKENPKPSILNTISYRFSDLKTIDPTFIKLKRNAEKLAKSDSPMLVIGESGTGKELFVQGVHHASIRSEGPFIAQNCAAIPESLLESLLFGTVKGSFTGAVDRPGLFELADEGTLFLDEIHAMPIELQAKLLRVLEDGLVRRVGSTKTVSTNVRVIGAMNISPTRALEEKKMRSDLFYRLNVLTFELPPLRERREDIQYLTDYFIEGFNIKLHKTIKGVDSHVQGIFHSYSWPGNVRELKNTIEYMMNICEEEVLRENHLPIMLLKKVEKSTDFLQKDLSLREYLTNFEHQLIEKAMERANGNIRQAAKLLQVPRQTLQYKLKKQDAEKMAGEGYGR, from the coding sequence TTGTCAAAGAATGGATCGATTTCTAATGAAGTGTTAGCTGCGATCTTACAAAGTATTGATGAAGGGATTCATGCAGTAAATCTAGCCGGAGAAACCATTTTCTACAATTCGATTGCGGCTGAACATGATGGGTTGACGGTTGAAGAGGTGTTAGGCAAGTCTATTTTGGACATTTTTCCTTCACTTACAAGTCAATCTAGCACATTATTAAAAGTAATTAAGTCCCAAAAACCAATTTATAATCAACCTCAAACCTATGTGAATCTTCATGGAGACAAAGTAGACACAATCAATACAACCCTTCCAATATTCATTGATAAAGAATTGGTCGGAGCAGTCGAGATCGCAAAGGATTATACCCGCTTAAAAATGTTGTCTGAAAAATTGGTTGATGTACAGCGGAAAATTAAACTTTCAAAAGAGAATCCGAAACCTTCTATACTAAATACGATATCATACCGATTTTCAGACTTAAAAACAATTGACCCTACCTTTATTAAGCTTAAAAGAAATGCTGAGAAGTTAGCTAAGTCAGACTCACCGATGCTTGTAATTGGTGAAAGTGGCACAGGGAAAGAATTATTTGTACAAGGGGTTCATCATGCCTCAATCCGTTCTGAAGGACCATTTATCGCTCAGAATTGTGCGGCGATTCCTGAATCGCTTTTGGAAAGTTTATTATTTGGTACCGTTAAAGGCAGTTTTACTGGAGCTGTTGATCGTCCGGGGTTATTTGAATTAGCAGATGAAGGGACTCTGTTTTTAGATGAAATTCATGCGATGCCGATTGAGCTTCAAGCTAAACTTCTTCGCGTTTTAGAAGATGGTCTTGTGAGGAGAGTAGGTAGTACAAAAACAGTATCAACCAATGTTCGGGTGATCGGTGCGATGAATATTTCTCCTACGAGAGCATTAGAAGAAAAAAAGATGCGGTCGGATCTTTTTTATCGATTAAATGTACTCACGTTTGAATTGCCGCCGCTTCGTGAACGAAGGGAGGACATTCAATATTTGACTGATTACTTTATTGAGGGTTTTAATATTAAACTTCATAAAACGATTAAAGGGGTCGATTCTCATGTACAGGGCATTTTCCACTCTTATTCATGGCCTGGAAACGTAAGAGAATTAAAGAATACAATTGAATATATGATGAATATTTGTGAAGAAGAAGTTTTAAGAGAGAATCACTTGCCTATTATGTTATTAAAAAAGGTGGAGAAGTCTACCGATTTTTTACAAAAGGATTTATCGCTTCGAGAATATCTCACGAATTTCGAACATCAATTAATTGAAAAAGCGATGGAACGGGCGAATGGAAATATCCGCCAAGCAGCTAAACTATTGCAGGTCCCTCGTCAAACCCTACAATACAAATTAAAGAAACAAGATGCCGAAAAAATGGCAGGGGAAGGGTATGGCAGGTAA
- the ablB gene encoding putative beta-lysine N-acetyltransferase, whose amino-acid sequence MSELAYVQLVNGNSYELEVYIDPINKRIRIDDYRGNVKAVVSKAEEIISFLKKEKLIFIARKEHFPILLQHGFQCEALVEGYFRGSDAYYFSKYYHDDRRQSKNWLMEDKILHAVKNTSESEIKIPSHYQLLGMEKNDAKHLSQLYQKVFKIYPTPLHDPEYIKKTMDEGTRYYGFLCDGELVSCASTEKNLLYHHAELTDCATLPQHRKYGLMKRIIQKLETDLRQQGIYCAFSIARAQSFGMNAVLHRLGYQYRGRLMNNCYIFDKLENMNMWVKDLSKDN is encoded by the coding sequence ATGTCTGAACTCGCTTATGTTCAGCTAGTAAACGGAAATTCTTATGAATTGGAGGTCTATATCGATCCGATCAATAAGCGAATACGAATTGACGATTATCGAGGGAATGTAAAGGCAGTTGTAAGCAAAGCTGAGGAAATCATCTCTTTTTTAAAAAAGGAAAAGCTGATCTTTATCGCAAGAAAAGAACATTTCCCCATTCTATTGCAGCATGGTTTTCAATGTGAAGCCCTTGTAGAAGGTTACTTTAGAGGGTCTGATGCGTATTATTTTTCTAAGTATTATCACGATGATCGGAGACAGAGTAAAAATTGGCTAATGGAAGATAAGATTCTTCATGCTGTTAAAAATACGAGTGAATCAGAGATAAAGATTCCAAGTCACTATCAATTATTAGGAATGGAAAAGAACGATGCCAAGCACCTTTCACAATTGTATCAAAAAGTATTTAAAATTTATCCAACCCCACTACATGATCCAGAATATATAAAGAAAACAATGGATGAAGGAACAAGATATTACGGCTTTTTATGTGATGGAGAGCTAGTAAGCTGCGCTTCGACAGAAAAGAATTTACTATATCATCATGCAGAGCTGACAGATTGTGCCACACTCCCTCAACACCGAAAATATGGGTTAATGAAGAGAATCATACAAAAACTGGAAACCGATTTAAGACAACAAGGGATTTACTGTGCGTTTTCAATTGCACGAGCTCAGTCTTTTGGAATGAATGCAGTCTTGCATAGACTTGGCTATCAATACCGTGGCCGTTTAATGAACAATTGTTATATATTTGACAAGCTAGAAAACATGAACATGTGGGTGAAAGACTTATCTAAAGATAACTAA